A portion of the Hydractinia symbiolongicarpus strain clone_291-10 chromosome 10, HSymV2.1, whole genome shotgun sequence genome contains these proteins:
- the LOC130662555 gene encoding cytosolic carboxypeptidase 6-like: protein MVYILYFILGPVLNFIYYLLENEMASKSSNDDDSSVFQSKSTLFNYKNETESHNGATEENLVGNVSKFIAYPPDSSGKAQRGYLMFHACFQSGNLGRVDCISEFEYDLFIRPDTCNPRFRVWFNFTVQNVRSGQKVIFNIINFSKTKSLYREGMSPLVKSTSRPRWQRIPAKNVFYYKSPEHNKNYVMSFAFAFDREADVYQFSYCFPYSYNKLQLYLNDIENMNLDYIKRDQLCLSVQQRNVDLLTITSPKNLKGDKKRRVVFFTARVHPGESPASYVCQGIIDFLISNHPVAQVLREHLVFMIVPMLNPDGVVLGNYRCSLMGFDLNRYWLEPSPWAHPSIVATKQLLLQMNSDPMVSLDFCIDIHAHSTAMNGFMYGNVYEDEERFEQHSTFPRLLSCNADDFSFSSTSFNKDAVKAGTSRRTLGLCLSDRCNCYTLEVSFYSYSSGCSTAVPYTEESYLKLGRNVARTFVDYYKLNSFAAQKLRKNFLGYDKVRSRVSNEKNDHQHSETIESQSSNEESCSQRNSWKVPKKTFCINDDHILNHHNYMYGKLKLKHRNSKT from the coding sequence atggtatatatattatatttcatATTAGGCCCAGTCTTGAATTTCATTTATTATCTTTTAGAAAATGAAATGGCATCTAAAAGTTCAAATGATGATGATAGTTCAGTGTTTCAGAGTAAAAGTACATTGTTCAATTATAAGAATGAGACTGAAAGCCATAATGGTGCTACAGAGGAGAACCTTGTTGGTAATGTGTCGAAATTTATTGCCTACCCACCTGATAGTAGTGGAAAGGCTCAGCGGGGTTATTTAATGTTTCATGCTTGTTTTCAAAGTGGAAATTTGGGCCGTGTAGACTGTATATCTGAGTTTGAATATGATTTATTTATTCGACCAGACACGTGTAATCCAAGGTTTCGTGTTTGGTTTAATTTTACAGTTCAAAATGTACGATCCGGACAAAAGGTTATATTTAACATTATTAATTTCAGTAAGACAAAGAGTTTGTACAGAGAAGGTATGAGTCCTTTGGTTAAATCCACAAGTAGACCAAGGTGGCAACGAATACCGGCAAAGAATGTGTTTTACTACAAATCTCCAGAGcacaataaaaattatgtcatgTCGTTTGCATTTGCATTTGATAGGGAGGCTGATGTTTACCAGTTCTCATATTGTTTTCCATACTCATATAATAAACTACAGCTGTATCTTAATGATATAGAAAACATGAACCTTGATTACATAAAAAGGGACCAGTTATGCTTATCTGTGCAACAAAGGAATGTTGATCTTCTCACCATAACAAgtccaaaaaatttaaaaggagaTAAAAAGCGAAGAGTTGTGTTCTTTACTGCTAGGGTTCATCCTGGCGAGTCCCCAGCCTCGTATGTATGTCAAGGAATTATAGATTTCTTAATATCCAACCATCCTGTAGCTCAAGTGTTGAGGGAACATCTTGTATTTATGATTGTGCCAATGTTAAATCCTGATGGTGTCGTGCTTGGAAATTACAGGTGTTCTTTAATGGGTTTTGATCTTAATCGTTATTGGTTAGAACCTTCTCCTTGGGCTCACCCATCAATTGTTGCTACAAAACAACTTCTACTGCAAATGAATTCTGATCCCATGGTCTCTTTAGATTTTTGTATCGATATTCATGCCCATTCTACAGCAATGAATGGATTTATGTATGGAAATGTATACGAGGATGAAGAACGTTTTGAGCAGCATTCAACATTTCCACGTTTGTTGTCGTGTAATGCTGATGATTTTTCCTTCAGCAGTACTTCTTTTAATAAAGATGCGGTTAAAGCTGGCACAAGCAGAAGAACACTTGGTTTATGTTTGTCAGATCGTTGTAATTGTTATACATTGGAGGTATCCTTTTACAGCTATTCCTCTGGTTGCTCCACAGCTGTTCCTTATACAGAAGAATCCTATTTAAAGCTGGGAAGAAATGTGGCACGCACATTTGTTGATTATTATAAACTAAATAGTTTTGCAGCCCAAAAGCTTCGGAAAAACTTTCTTGGTTATGATAAGGTGAGAAGTAGAGTAAGCAATGAAAAAAACGACCATCAACATTCTGAAACAATTGAAAGTCAATCAAGCAATGAAGAAAGTTGTAGCCAGCGAAACAGTTGGAAAGTTCCCAAAAAGACATTCTGCATTAACGATGATCATATTTTGAACCATCATAATTATATGTATGGAAAATTAAAACTGAAACACAGAAATAGCAAAACCTAG
- the LOC130662781 gene encoding uncharacterized protein LOC130662781, translated as MAFQPASTSYSYTAYPQRSVSELALALSQEECTVESHSDVYDSSGVGDTPENAGFDSTLAPRSNPTNAAKSKIPVQINYRKISAEENSRSRVKLPRNKSFDSTAKFLKKNDETSRRFRSFSSLLRQNFDGSKARKVSTPEIQRRSVDRRCSLESHELKSDRLQMILAKHASSYLHLEDSTEAMSVADSGSSLIDINENAISTPTSRSRKLSNIFRKKSTHSKSSKENEHLRGRKYGCSNRMSLGANDLDGVIRERDRALEEWGKSATKCEELIEELEFTLSQLIIIRNDRNEKTEELKGVIINYDNDLDDREAELDDLQEELNETRQLLAVARTERTEAFDQRDELLQQSYLSKQEVETVRTELNNAHEENINLRQKCTSLEEEVLLLKKERDDALRLWNTTVEERKKLHDEQILLTQARDESLRKTFGQLEEISVLKSERNQLLRHIESIKRGVGYKEDSNFGEINGHDSGFNSTTSPDKMSEDETSATTISVSTSEDNDFFDDYQEIAICIDTFDSRHGLKLDNAIDIPHVMVTFVTSQLEQKWNIKKHDRIISVNGVSVSRADKKTVERLIRDTAGRTISLVLRRERLVPGEKNQADIEIGIDKQPLEMQYFVEISNTNENSTIHGLRRLKKGDRIMKINSQDINDVMSTMIKKLGKRTNGKATLRIVRKGGFTKDDLIEPQNEGVSPTKSSIRASISFNNFPRRKRSTTYSDFSVAKSVFSDVSSLFSDVSEPQSITEDTNYFATRSYTDSMKIPEIQVETLPVLELNNSPQSRPKTLLVKKSPRLNTSLLNHLKPSKSRVLDDISIQSSEFSPNLKPSPRHSRRSSPGLRRSVSTIERKTERPVLTYSNDDFSTLQLPRSNSSDLSLAAASETPFTNVPGYATLPRRYKRRINTEDTKQTTRVIRMEKHATDIIGITITGGNKVGIFVKELAPDSVAELSGLKVGDRILHLNSSDLTKATLDFATRSLLNHRSCIQLRVEVAFYENFDTLLEQKPYESIYVRCLQQYTAVNSDEISFEIGDIFHITDTLHNFDIETLTWSWYGTRTVKKTLVNVEGVLPRIETYIEEPKSPTPLDTDNDIIMDDRRKKRLLKFNKSANDLKKWFGKKPSFITKKRKSQSRGRERTFSFNDLRRNVFYEILLEEPVFC; from the exons ATGGCCTTTCAACCAGCTTCAACTTCGTACAGTTATACGGCATACCCACAAAGAAGTGTTTCAGAGCTAGCGTTAGCACTCTCGCAGGAGGAGTGTACAG TGGAAAGTCATTCCGATGTTTACGACTCGTCAGGAGTAGGAGACACACCAGAAAACGCTGGTTTTGATTCCACTCTAGCACCGCGATCTAACCCCACTAATGcagcaaagtctaaaattcCTGTACAAATAAATTATCGAAAGATATCGGCAGAAGAAAATTCAAGATCTCGAGTGAAACTTCCAAGAAACAAATCCTTCGACAGTACAGCGAAGTTTTTGAAGAAAAACGACGAAACGTCAAGAAGATTTCGGTCTTTTAGTAGCTTGTTACGACAAAATTTCGATGGTAGCAAAGCTCGTAAAGTATCAACGCCAGAAATTCAGCGTCGATCGGTTGATCGAAGGTGCTCGCTAGAATCGCACGAATTAAAGTCTGATCGCTTACAAATGATTTTAGCAAAGCATGCCTCTTCGTACTTACATTTAGAAGACAGCACTGAAGCCATGAGTGTAGCTGATAGCGGCAGCTCTTTGATCGATATTAATGAAAACGCTATATCAACGCCAACTTCAAGATCCCGTAAATTGTCGAATATATTTCGTAAAAAGAGTACTCATAGTAAATCATCAAAAGAAAACGAACATTTGCGCGGGAGAAAGTATGGATGCTCAAATCGAATGAGTTTGGGTGCAAATGACCTAGATGGTGTTATTAGAGAGCGGGATCGTGCACTAGAAGAATGGGGAAAGTCAGCCACAAAATGTGAGGAGCTTATCGAAGAGCTTGAATTTACGTTGTCACAACTAATTATT ATTCGAAATGATCGCAATGAAAAAACCGAAGAATTAAAAGGTGTTATCATTAACTATGATAATGATTTGGATGATCGAGAAGCAGAACTCGATGATCTTCAAGAAGAGCTAAATGAGACCCGACAACTCTTGGCTGTCGCAAGGACGGAACGAACAGAGGCGTTTGATCAAAGGGACGAGCTACTTCAACAATCATATTTATCTAAACAGGAAGTGGAAACTGTTCGAACAGAACTCAATAATGCACATGAAGAAAATATAAATCTTCGACAAAAATGTACTTCGCTTGAAGAGGAG GTTTTGTTACTTAAAAAAGAACGTGATGACGCATTAAGATTATGGAATACAACAGTGGAGGAGAGAAAGAAGCTGCACGATGAACAAATATTACTTACGCAGGCGCGAGATGAATCTTTGCGTAAAACTTTTGGACAGTTAGAAGAAATTAGTGTTTTGAAATCCGAGCGCAACCAACTTTTAAGACACATTGAAAGTATCAAAAGAGGTGTCGGCTACAAAGAAGATAGTAACTTTGGGGAAATAAATGGACACGATTCAGGTTTTAATTCCACAACATCTCCGGATAAAATG AGTGAAGATGAAACCTCAGCAACAACGATATCAGTTAGCACATCAGAAGATAATGATTTTTTTGATGATTATCAAGAAATAGCGATTTGCATTGATACG TTTGACTCGAGACATGGTTTAAAGTTGGACAACGCCATTGATATACCTCATGTGATGGTGACATTTGTCACATCACAATTGGAGCAAAAGTGGAATATCAA GAAGCACGATCGAATTATCAGTGTTAATGGAGTATCGGTGAGTCGAGCAGATAAGAAGACTGTGGAACGATTGATACGCGATACTGCAGGGAGAACTATATCTTTG GTCTTGCGACGGGAGAGGCTTGTTCCTGGAGAAAAGAATCAAGCTGATATAGAAATAGGAATAGATAAACAACCTTTAG AAATGCAGTATTTCGTTGAAATAAGTAATACAAATGAAAACTCAACAATACATGGATTGCGTCGACTGAAGAAGGGAGATCGTATTATGAAA ATCAACTCACAAGATATCAATGATGTAATGTCTACTATGATAAAAAAGTTGGGTAAGCGAACAAACGGAAAAGCAACTTTACGAATTGTAAGAAAAGGAGGCTTTACTAAAGACGACCTTATTGAGCCTCAAAATGAGGGTGTGTCACCTACA AAATCATCTATTCGAGCTTCAATATCATTTAACAATTTTCCACGTCGAAAAAGATCAACAACATATTCTGACTTCTCTGTCGCAAAATCAGTATTTAGCGATGTATCGTCGTTATTTTCAGATGTTTCGGAACCGCAATCTATCACTGAAGATACAAATTATTTTGCTACGCGCTCATATACTGACTCCATGAAAATTCCTGAGATTCAAGTTGAGACCTTGCCTGTTTTAGAACTCAACAACTCTCCACAATCTCGTCCGAAAACCTTACTTGTCAAAAAGTCGCCTCGCTTAAACACTTCATTGTTAAATCATTTAAAACCGTCGAAATCCAGAGTACTTGATGACATCTCTATTCAAAGTTCAGAGTTTTCCCCAAATTTAAAACCAAGTCCAAGACATAGCCGACGATCAAGTCCAGGTTTAAGACGCTCAGTTTCAACAATAGAGCGCAAAACAGAGCGTCCTGTGTTAACATATTCGAATGATGATTTCAGTACACTGCAATTACCACGTTCAAACTCTAGTGATCTTAGTCTAGCTGCCGCAAGTGAGACGCCTTTTACTAATGTACCTGGGTATGCCACGCTACCAAGAAGATACAAAAGAAGAATAAATACTGAAGATACAAA ACAAACAACCCGCGTCATTCGAATGGAGAAGCATGCTACTGATATTATAGGAATCACCATTACTGGTGGAAACAAAGTTGGAATCTTTGTAAAAGAACTGGCACCAGATAGTGTGGCCGAACTGTCGGGGTTAAAAGTTGGCGATAGAATCTTGCAT CTTAACTCTTCAGATTTAACAAAAGCAACCTTAGACTTCGCTACTAGATCTTTACTTAACCACCGTTCGTGTATACAACTACGAGTAGAGGTTGCCTTTTATGaaa atttcgaTACTCTGTTAGAACAGAAGCCGTATGAATCTATTTACGTAAG ATGTTTGCAACAATACACTGCTGTTAACAGTGACGAAATAAGTTTTGAAATCGGCGATATATTTCATATCACAGATACTCTACATAACTTTGATATTGAAACACTTACTTGGAGTTGGTATGGGACAAGAACAGTCAAGAAGACATTAGTAAATGTTGAAGGAGTCCTGCCAAGAATTGAAAC GTATATAGAAGAACCCAAATCTCCTACACCGCTAGACACTGATAATGACATCATCATGGACGATCGCAGAAAGAAGAGACttctaaaatttaacaaatctGCAAATGACTTGAAAAAATGGTTTGGAAAAAAGCCAAGCTTTATCACGAAGAAAAGAAAATCTCAATCACGAGGAAGAGAAAGAACCTTTTCATTTAATG ACCTTCGAAGAAATGTGTTTTATGAAATTCTTCTGGAAGAACCTGTATTCTGTTGA